A single region of the Phycisphaerae bacterium genome encodes:
- the mdh gene encoding malate dehydrogenase — MKRAKITIIGAGNVGATCAHWAAAKELGDIVLLDIVEGMPQGKGLDLRQAGPVERYDAHIVGTNSYDDTAGSDIVIITSGIARKPGMSRDDLMSTNMKIVREVAEKAAAASPKAVYIIVSNPLDAMVQTAWKATGLPTHQIVGQAGVLDTARYRTFLAMELGCSVEDIVAVLMGGHGDDMVPLPRYTSVGGIPVTELIPKERLDAIVQRTRDGGAEIVKLLKTGSAYYAPAAATVQMAEAIIKDKKRILPCAAYCKSEYGVGGYFVGVPCVLGKEGVEKVIELKLDADERKLFDASVSHVKELVAWVEKNWA; from the coding sequence ATGAAGCGTGCAAAAATCACTATCATCGGAGCGGGAAACGTCGGCGCCACCTGCGCACACTGGGCGGCCGCCAAGGAACTGGGGGACATCGTTCTGCTCGACATCGTCGAAGGCATGCCGCAGGGCAAGGGGCTCGATCTGCGCCAGGCCGGCCCGGTCGAGCGCTACGACGCCCACATCGTCGGCACCAACAGCTACGACGACACGGCGGGCAGCGACATCGTCATCATCACCAGCGGCATCGCCCGCAAGCCGGGCATGAGCCGGGATGATCTCATGTCCACCAACATGAAGATCGTCCGCGAGGTGGCGGAGAAAGCCGCGGCTGCCAGCCCGAAGGCGGTTTACATCATCGTGTCCAATCCGCTCGACGCCATGGTGCAGACGGCCTGGAAGGCGACCGGCCTTCCCACCCATCAGATCGTCGGCCAGGCGGGTGTCCTCGACACGGCCCGCTACCGCACATTCCTCGCGATGGAGCTGGGATGCAGCGTCGAAGACATTGTCGCGGTGCTGATGGGCGGCCACGGCGACGACATGGTGCCACTGCCGCGTTACACGAGCGTCGGGGGCATCCCGGTAACGGAATTGATCCCGAAGGAACGCCTCGACGCGATCGTCCAGCGTACGCGGGATGGCGGCGCCGAGATCGTCAAACTCCTCAAGACGGGCAGCGCCTACTACGCTCCCGCCGCCGCCACGGTGCAGATGGCTGAGGCGATCATCAAGGACAAGAAGCGCATCCTGCCGTGCGCGGCATACTGCAAGAGCGAATACGGCGTCGGCGGCTACTTTGTCGGCGTGCCCTGCGTTCTTGGCAAGGAAGGCGTGGAGAAGGTCATCGAGCTGAAGCTGGACGCGGATGAGCGCAAGCTGTTCGACGCGAGCGTTTCGCATGTGAAGGAGCTCGTCGCGTGGGTGGAAAAGAACTGGGCGTGA
- a CDS encoding response regulator — protein MINPTNERRRFSNVLIVEDDANHRATLSDILQHEGFGTTTAVDAHEAIDIVKREEFGVAILDFRLPDLNGTVLLEQIRKMNEQIRVIIHTGFASFDSAKDAINHGAFAYVEKAGNPEELLRHVHRAIQSHYDRYAGDLEAAVAERTASLSESEERYRSLVELSPNGIALHGDAGFAYLNQSAVTIFGAQDVQSLIGRRLWEFVREDQRSYVEQCLAQILKNRMPSDFGEICLMIIGNGERRVEIRGVHVVLSGKSVVQLLLRDVTELRLAEEERKLFEARIHETQKMETAGQLAAGIAHDFNNLLTVILGSSDLLREKLRADPHLGNDVRTFIDQIDSAGQRASMLTSRLLTFSRRQPVSLRVIDLNRVILDIERLLRGVLGEPIRFEIHESAETSPIRADVSQIEQVLMNLAINARDAMPNGGTFQLSIDRFVPDRRFRAAHPDLPQSEFVRLRAADTGMGMSPETLNRIFEPFFTTKPTGKGTGLGLPTVYGIVRQAGGEIEVQSIPDSGTEFTIYWPMADQSPSTVNAADEGDTPEFKGTILLCEDDETVRQVAADMLISAGHRVLVASTPAEAIDLADRYGSEIDVLLSDIMMHQMRGDELAGLLKARFTNLGVILMTGCATDEPRHRGEVAPGYRVLSKPFTREQILRLINSTIQSIRPRRPDWAAQQF, from the coding sequence ATGATAAATCCAACAAACGAACGCCGGCGATTCTCGAATGTGCTCATCGTCGAGGATGACGCCAACCATCGAGCAACCCTCAGTGACATTCTACAACACGAGGGCTTCGGCACGACGACCGCGGTGGACGCCCACGAAGCGATCGATATCGTGAAACGCGAAGAGTTCGGCGTCGCGATACTCGACTTCCGGCTGCCCGACCTCAACGGCACGGTGCTACTTGAACAGATCCGGAAGATGAACGAGCAGATCCGGGTGATCATTCACACAGGTTTCGCCTCTTTTGATTCCGCCAAGGATGCCATTAATCACGGCGCTTTCGCTTATGTCGAGAAAGCGGGCAATCCTGAAGAATTGCTCCGGCATGTTCACCGTGCAATTCAGTCCCACTACGATCGCTACGCCGGCGATCTCGAAGCCGCCGTCGCGGAGCGAACCGCCTCACTCAGTGAAAGCGAAGAGCGATATCGCTCGCTGGTCGAATTGTCTCCGAACGGCATCGCCCTGCACGGAGATGCCGGGTTCGCATACCTCAATCAAAGCGCGGTCACGATCTTTGGCGCACAGGACGTCCAATCGCTGATTGGTAGAAGGCTCTGGGAGTTCGTTCGGGAGGATCAGCGATCGTATGTCGAGCAATGTCTGGCGCAGATTCTCAAGAATCGAATGCCGAGCGATTTCGGCGAGATATGCCTGATGATAATCGGCAATGGCGAACGGCGCGTCGAGATTCGCGGCGTTCACGTGGTTCTCAGCGGGAAGTCGGTCGTTCAACTGCTGCTTCGAGATGTGACTGAACTGCGACTCGCCGAAGAGGAACGCAAGCTGTTCGAAGCACGCATTCACGAAACTCAGAAAATGGAGACGGCCGGACAACTCGCTGCGGGGATCGCTCACGATTTTAACAATCTGCTCACCGTCATTCTGGGCAGTTCCGACCTGCTTCGTGAAAAACTCCGTGCCGATCCGCATCTTGGCAATGATGTCCGCACCTTCATTGATCAGATTGACAGCGCCGGACAGCGTGCGTCCATGCTCACTTCCCGCCTGCTTACGTTCAGTCGGCGGCAGCCGGTGTCGCTGCGCGTCATCGACCTGAATCGCGTCATTCTGGATATCGAGCGCCTTCTTCGCGGCGTGCTGGGAGAACCCATCCGATTCGAGATTCATGAATCGGCGGAGACTTCGCCGATTCGAGCGGACGTGTCGCAGATAGAACAAGTCTTGATGAATCTCGCGATCAACGCCCGGGACGCAATGCCCAACGGCGGAACATTTCAGCTCTCCATTGATCGTTTCGTCCCCGATCGCAGGTTCCGCGCCGCCCATCCGGACCTGCCGCAGAGCGAGTTCGTGCGCTTGCGTGCCGCGGACACCGGCATGGGAATGTCGCCTGAAACGCTTAACCGGATATTCGAGCCGTTCTTCACGACCAAACCGACGGGGAAAGGCACCGGTCTTGGCCTTCCGACCGTATACGGAATCGTGCGCCAGGCCGGAGGAGAAATCGAAGTCCAAAGCATCCCCGATTCGGGCACCGAATTCACGATCTACTGGCCGATGGCCGACCAATCACCCTCGACTGTTAATGCGGCCGACGAGGGCGATACGCCGGAATTCAAGGGAACGATTCTTCTCTGTGAAGATGACGAAACCGTTCGCCAGGTGGCCGCGGATATGCTGATCAGCGCGGGACATCGCGTTCTTGTGGCATCCACTCCGGCTGAGGCCATTGACCTGGCGGATCGATATGGAAGCGAAATCGACGTGCTGCTTTCCGACATCATGATGCACCAGATGCGCGGCGATGAACTGGCCGGTCTTCTGAAAGCTCGCTTCACCAATCTGGGAGTCATCCTCATGACGGGCTGCGCGACCGACGAGCCACGCCATCGTGGCGAAGTGGCGCCGGGATATCGAGTGCTCTCAAAGCCCTTCACGCGTGAGCAGATTCTGCGATTAATCAATTCAACCATTCAGTCAATTCGTCCCCGAAGGCCCGATTGGGCCGCTCAGCAGTTCTAA
- a CDS encoding PAS domain S-box protein — protein MNVIVLASIVVRFIAVAVSVRIFLRIRDFRILLLTAMLLLTVARQFLGDFDPGSPDAFGLAGTGVSAADWLFVLVSLVSLPCVYYLGRLIDERQSALTAHAVSECRLKACIDTSPNVAMQWFDEDGRITFWNQASERTYGWPASEVMGKRLNELIFTEETERKFEQLLAEARATGKSIGPIEFPFTRRDGKACICSSSIFEVSAQDGRSIVACMDVDITDQRQIEADLRRRESQMRLFVEYAPAAVALLDCDLRYLAVSQRWREDYRLGDQDIIGKTHYEVFPEVPERWKEIHRRCLSGAIEKCEEDIFPRADGKIDWLRWEIRPWELESGERGGIVMFTELLTDRMQAREALRQSEQRFRLLVENLEVIAWEGDPSDRRFTFVTGQPERITGFTAAEWYAPGFWMSRIHPEDRDRALSESETATAGGIAHDFEYRFVRKDGSEVWIHDYVTVEMDSGNPVRLRGIMVDVTAAHSAMEKLERSEARLRDTIEAVSLGFWEMDVATQRLTLSPEWYALLGYAAGDFPSTFETVNQLVHPEDRHETTSRFDAFIADPSTPLEHQFRIRHRDGTYRWWLSRGYAVRTRDGRASLVRGVNIDISADREKSEALRLSEERFRGIADHGSVGFWQISLDRRSIYANPAMIRMLEVDDAAELSSLRVDDFFDEQDRQRIIEELRQRGCGNASTYEVELVGRKGTRRRVLICGVPLRDPYGEVRGSIGTFTDITAMRQAEQEAREFRESLERAQAVGQVGSWWFDVESKSDLKWSPHTHRMFGLAESEFDGRVETFFRLVHPDDRALLHEKLDAAIAGMGRYSIDHRIVKPDGDAAWIHEEADVIWGPDGRASKMIGICQDITDRKQAEDLGQIRSFMLDRLTSGRPLPEILEGIAHIIERIRPGVFCSILLLDERGRRLRHGAAPSLPDFYNKAVDGLEIGEGVGSCGTSAFRGQPVVAEDIMNDPQWAVAREVAQKAGLGCCWSYPIMTAGRKVLGTFALYRASPGGPSRLDTELIETSAHFVSVAIERKRAEAALAQSEERYRALISATATVVWTTDSEGRFVTLQPAWEAYSGQTWEQYRGTGWVEALHIDDREQLLLKWKNAVANASFFEAEGRFWHSASGEYHHAVSRGVPLLNEDGSIREWVGSITDIDARKRAEEAVQAAQSALIRQQEREKARIAAELARARDELVLKTRLATIGQVSASIAHELRNPLGAIRNAAYFLKRRSGDTDEKLTQYLNIIETEVATSDRIITNLMEMTRARLPDKQPVNLGQIIDSVLGNCRAPDNVSIRRQLRPDPFIVFADSSQIRQVLENLITNAIQALDGAPGSVSIDALQQDDYDVFVVRDSGVGVPPEARPLLFEPLFTTKAKAKGTGLGLTICRQLIERHGGVIEYLDDGQRGTAFHVRLPRAQVFSGESI, from the coding sequence ATGAACGTGATTGTTCTTGCATCAATCGTCGTTCGTTTCATCGCCGTGGCCGTGTCGGTTCGGATTTTCCTTCGAATTCGAGATTTCCGAATCCTGCTCCTGACCGCGATGCTGCTGCTGACCGTGGCCCGGCAATTTCTGGGCGACTTCGATCCGGGTTCACCCGATGCGTTCGGACTGGCAGGTACCGGCGTCTCGGCGGCAGACTGGCTATTCGTCTTGGTCAGCCTGGTGTCGCTCCCCTGTGTCTATTACCTCGGGCGATTGATCGACGAACGTCAGTCGGCATTGACTGCGCACGCGGTCAGCGAGTGTCGCCTGAAGGCGTGTATCGACACATCTCCAAATGTGGCAATGCAATGGTTTGACGAAGACGGGCGCATCACGTTCTGGAATCAGGCCTCTGAACGGACTTATGGCTGGCCGGCTTCCGAAGTAATGGGAAAGCGGCTGAACGAGCTCATATTCACGGAAGAGACCGAACGCAAGTTTGAGCAACTCCTGGCGGAAGCGCGCGCCACGGGCAAGAGCATTGGTCCGATTGAATTTCCCTTCACGCGTCGCGACGGCAAAGCGTGCATATGCAGTTCATCGATTTTTGAAGTGTCGGCGCAGGACGGTCGTTCGATCGTGGCCTGCATGGATGTGGACATCACTGACCAGCGACAGATCGAGGCTGACTTGCGTCGGCGCGAGTCGCAGATGCGTCTGTTTGTCGAATACGCGCCAGCCGCGGTGGCGTTGCTGGATTGTGATTTGCGTTATCTGGCGGTGAGCCAGCGATGGAGGGAGGACTATCGCCTCGGTGATCAGGACATCATCGGTAAGACGCATTATGAGGTTTTTCCGGAGGTTCCGGAGCGATGGAAGGAAATTCATCGTCGATGTCTGAGCGGTGCGATCGAAAAGTGCGAAGAGGATATTTTCCCGCGTGCGGATGGCAAGATTGACTGGTTGCGATGGGAGATCCGACCGTGGGAACTCGAATCCGGCGAGCGCGGCGGCATCGTGATGTTTACCGAACTCCTGACGGACCGCATGCAGGCGCGAGAGGCGCTGCGCCAGTCCGAACAGCGATTCCGTCTGTTGGTCGAGAATCTGGAGGTGATCGCGTGGGAGGGTGATCCATCGGACAGGCGATTTACTTTCGTGACGGGTCAGCCCGAGCGCATCACGGGCTTCACGGCCGCGGAGTGGTATGCGCCCGGGTTCTGGATGAGTCGCATTCATCCAGAGGATCGTGACCGTGCGCTCAGTGAAAGCGAGACAGCCACGGCGGGCGGGATCGCGCACGACTTTGAGTATCGATTTGTCCGGAAGGACGGCAGCGAGGTATGGATCCATGATTATGTGACTGTCGAGATGGATAGCGGAAATCCGGTGCGACTACGCGGGATCATGGTCGATGTGACTGCCGCCCACTCAGCCATGGAGAAACTTGAGCGAAGCGAGGCGCGGTTGCGGGACACGATTGAAGCGGTAAGCCTCGGCTTCTGGGAGATGGACGTTGCAACACAGAGGCTGACGCTTTCTCCGGAATGGTATGCTCTTCTTGGTTATGCGGCCGGCGATTTTCCATCAACCTTCGAGACGGTCAATCAGCTTGTTCATCCGGAAGACAGGCACGAGACAACCTCTCGATTCGATGCATTTATTGCGGATCCTTCGACGCCGTTGGAACACCAGTTTCGCATTCGACATCGTGACGGCACGTATCGATGGTGGCTGTCGCGGGGATACGCCGTTCGGACGCGGGATGGGCGAGCGTCGCTGGTGCGAGGCGTTAACATCGATATCAGCGCCGATCGGGAGAAGTCGGAGGCGCTGCGGCTGAGCGAGGAGCGGTTCAGGGGAATTGCGGATCATGGATCGGTCGGATTCTGGCAGATTTCTCTCGATCGCCGGTCGATCTACGCGAATCCGGCGATGATTCGAATGCTCGAGGTCGACGACGCGGCGGAGCTTAGTTCGCTCAGGGTCGACGATTTCTTCGATGAACAGGATCGCCAGCGGATCATCGAGGAGTTGCGGCAGCGAGGCTGCGGAAACGCCTCCACGTATGAAGTGGAATTGGTCGGGCGGAAAGGCACGCGTCGGCGCGTCCTGATCTGCGGCGTGCCGCTGAGGGACCCTTACGGCGAGGTTCGCGGTTCGATCGGGACTTTCACGGATATCACGGCGATGCGGCAGGCCGAGCAGGAGGCGCGCGAATTTCGTGAATCACTTGAGCGCGCGCAAGCCGTCGGTCAGGTCGGAAGTTGGTGGTTTGATGTCGAGTCGAAGTCGGACCTGAAGTGGTCGCCGCATACGCACCGCATGTTCGGGCTGGCCGAATCGGAGTTTGACGGACGCGTGGAGACCTTCTTCCGGCTGGTGCATCCCGATGATCGCGCTCTTCTCCACGAAAAGCTCGATGCCGCAATTGCGGGAATGGGGCGTTATAGCATCGATCACCGCATCGTGAAACCGGACGGTGATGCCGCCTGGATCCACGAAGAAGCGGACGTCATCTGGGGTCCGGATGGTCGCGCCTCCAAGATGATCGGAATCTGTCAGGACATCACGGACCGCAAACAGGCGGAGGATCTGGGGCAGATTCGATCGTTCATGCTCGATCGATTGACTTCGGGGCGACCGCTTCCAGAGATATTGGAGGGCATTGCGCACATCATCGAACGCATCCGGCCGGGCGTCTTCTGTTCGATTCTGCTTCTGGATGAGCGGGGACGTCGTCTGCGGCATGGTGCGGCTCCAAGTCTTCCGGATTTCTACAACAAGGCCGTCGACGGTCTTGAGATTGGCGAGGGCGTCGGCTCCTGCGGCACTTCGGCGTTTCGGGGGCAACCCGTGGTGGCCGAGGACATCATGAACGACCCCCAATGGGCGGTAGCCCGGGAAGTGGCTCAGAAGGCCGGTTTGGGTTGTTGCTGGTCGTATCCGATCATGACGGCGGGTCGAAAGGTGCTCGGTACGTTTGCGTTGTATCGCGCCAGTCCCGGTGGGCCGAGTAGGTTGGACACAGAATTGATCGAGACATCGGCCCATTTTGTGTCGGTTGCGATCGAACGAAAGCGCGCGGAAGCGGCGCTGGCGCAGAGTGAAGAGCGTTATCGCGCGCTGATCAGTGCCACGGCGACAGTTGTCTGGACGACCGATTCCGAGGGTCGCTTTGTCACGTTGCAGCCGGCATGGGAGGCCTATTCCGGGCAGACGTGGGAGCAGTATCGGGGCACCGGCTGGGTTGAAGCGTTGCATATCGATGACCGCGAACAACTGCTATTGAAATGGAAGAATGCTGTTGCGAATGCGTCTTTCTTTGAGGCCGAGGGACGATTCTGGCATTCCGCGTCGGGAGAGTATCACCACGCCGTTTCGCGCGGTGTGCCGCTACTGAATGAAGACGGGAGCATTCGGGAATGGGTCGGCAGCATCACGGACATCGACGCACGCAAGCGAGCCGAGGAGGCCGTTCAGGCGGCGCAGAGCGCGTTGATTCGCCAGCAGGAGCGCGAGAAGGCTCGCATCGCGGCGGAACTCGCCCGGGCTCGGGATGAACTGGTCTTGAAGACCCGACTGGCCACGATCGGGCAAGTTTCAGCCAGCATCGCCCACGAGCTTCGCAATCCGCTTGGGGCGATTCGGAACGCCGCCTACTTCCTGAAGCGACGCTCCGGCGACACTGACGAGAAACTGACGCAGTATCTGAACATCATCGAGACAGAGGTCGCGACCTCGGATCGCATTATCACGAACCTGATGGAAATGACGCGTGCCCGCCTGCCGGACAAGCAGCCCGTGAATCTGGGTCAGATTATTGACTCCGTGCTGGGCAATTGTCGTGCGCCCGACAATGTGTCAATTCGTCGTCAGCTTCGTCCGGATCCGTTCATTGTATTCGCTGATTCCAGTCAGATTCGGCAAGTGCTCGAAAATCTCATAACCAACGCGATTCAGGCGCTGGATGGGGCGCCGGGTTCGGTGTCTATCGACGCGCTTCAGCAGGATGATTACGATGTCTTTGTTGTTCGGGACAGTGGCGTAGGCGTTCCGCCGGAGGCGCGACCGCTGCTTTTTGAGCCGCTCTTCACGACCAAGGCCAAGGCCAAGGGTACGGGACTTGGCCTGACCATCTGCCGCCAGTTGATCGAACGACATGGTGGCGTCATCGAGTATCTCGATGACGGACAGCGCGGCACGGCCTTTCATGTTCGCCTGCCTCGGGCCCAGGTATTTTCCGGAGAGTCCATATGA
- a CDS encoding response regulator has protein sequence MTSAPPQQTDSTTVLIVDDEKNMRITLSDILIEEGYHVTTASNGEEAVAMCEQHGFDVILMDVRMPGINGVEAFRRIRRHREGVRVIMMSAYSVDDLKQAALDEGAIAFLAKPLDVQKVVQMIGEVRDTAILIVENDEGVATSLHDSLKHCGYRVSLTSSPHDALEMVEQIRFDVIFIDTQLPIMNGLELYLAIRKLTPTAVAIMLTGNEVEFERLAKEAVKRTAYTIVRKPLDVDSILSMLQRITHERAVGGEIVKPESGEST, from the coding sequence ATGACATCGGCGCCCCCGCAACAGACTGATTCAACCACTGTTCTGATCGTGGATGACGAGAAAAACATGCGCATCACGCTCTCAGACATACTCATCGAAGAGGGCTATCACGTCACGACGGCCTCCAACGGCGAGGAGGCGGTTGCAATGTGCGAACAACACGGTTTCGACGTGATTCTCATGGATGTGCGAATGCCTGGAATAAACGGGGTCGAAGCGTTCCGGCGGATACGCCGTCACCGCGAAGGCGTTCGCGTCATCATGATGAGCGCCTACAGCGTCGATGACCTGAAACAGGCGGCGCTGGATGAGGGGGCAATCGCCTTTCTGGCGAAGCCGCTCGACGTACAGAAAGTCGTGCAGATGATCGGTGAAGTGCGAGATACCGCCATTCTGATCGTCGAGAACGATGAGGGAGTGGCGACGTCGCTGCACGATTCATTGAAGCATTGTGGATATCGCGTCAGCCTGACCAGTTCACCGCACGATGCCCTTGAGATGGTGGAGCAGATCCGCTTTGACGTGATATTCATCGACACCCAGCTTCCAATCATGAATGGGTTGGAGTTGTATCTTGCGATTCGGAAGCTCACGCCAACGGCCGTTGCGATCATGTTGACCGGAAATGAAGTTGAGTTTGAAAGACTGGCGAAGGAGGCCGTAAAGCGGACAGCTTACACCATCGTGAGAAAGCCGCTCGACGTCGATTCGATCCTGTCGATGCTTCAACGCATCACGCACGAGCGAGCAGTCGGCGGCGAGATTGTGAAACCGGAATCAGGTGAATCGACCTGA
- a CDS encoding sodium:solute symporter family protein: MTMLIGIGVITRRLFRGTAVDYFVASRGLGSFLLLMSLFGTTMTSFAIIGSSGEAFRSGIGVYGLMVSWSGIFHSFCFFFVGIKLWALGAKYGYQTQIQYFRDRFASDKLGLMLFPALVGLVTPYILMGIIGGATSMEKITAGAFPGHFPQSAGGIPYWICGLVMCVVVLIYIFFGGVRGAAWANAVQTILFIGLGIVTFFVIADKLGGVQEATQRVVENNPSYLKLDATEQDHILYDQRLAEFTAGITKAPPREPDEIPPLKFLTYIFIPLSVAMFPHLFQHWLTAKNAKAFKISVVLHPLLMMLTWLPCVLIGVWATSAIMPDGTLVVPPGVPENGVLPLMVRKLSTPVMGGLLTAGVLAAIMSSLDSQFLCLGSIFTNDIVGHYIGHERLTDGQKLIIGRSFIVAIVAVCYILSLYLRNASVFALGTWCFTGFAALSPLVFGALYWKRATKVGAYCSILAAAAVGLYFFSKSDLKSKGDYLIGGMMPVTFVFAASALALVIGSLASRPPAEKTIRKFFAAA; this comes from the coding sequence ATGACCATGCTCATCGGCATCGGCGTGATCACGCGCCGATTGTTCCGGGGCACAGCCGTCGACTACTTCGTCGCTTCGCGCGGCCTTGGCTCTTTCCTGCTGCTCATGTCGCTCTTCGGAACGACCATGACCAGTTTCGCGATCATCGGCAGCAGCGGCGAGGCGTTCCGCAGCGGCATCGGCGTTTACGGCCTCATGGTGTCGTGGTCAGGGATCTTTCACTCCTTTTGCTTTTTCTTCGTTGGGATCAAGCTCTGGGCGCTCGGCGCGAAGTACGGCTACCAGACACAGATACAGTATTTCCGTGACCGATTCGCCTCGGACAAACTCGGACTGATGCTTTTTCCGGCATTGGTCGGATTGGTGACGCCTTACATCCTGATGGGGATCATCGGCGGCGCAACCTCGATGGAGAAGATCACCGCCGGCGCCTTCCCAGGCCACTTTCCCCAAAGCGCGGGCGGCATTCCCTATTGGATTTGCGGCCTCGTCATGTGTGTCGTCGTGCTGATCTACATCTTCTTCGGCGGCGTGCGCGGCGCTGCGTGGGCCAACGCGGTTCAGACGATTCTCTTCATCGGTCTGGGAATCGTTACATTTTTCGTTATTGCCGATAAGCTCGGCGGGGTGCAGGAGGCGACGCAGCGTGTTGTCGAGAACAACCCATCCTACCTCAAACTCGATGCGACCGAACAGGATCACATCCTCTATGATCAGCGACTCGCCGAATTCACGGCCGGAATTACGAAAGCCCCACCGCGTGAACCCGATGAGATCCCCCCGCTGAAGTTTCTCACGTACATCTTCATCCCCTTAAGCGTGGCGATGTTTCCCCATTTGTTTCAGCATTGGCTGACCGCGAAAAACGCTAAGGCCTTCAAGATCAGCGTCGTCCTTCACCCCCTGCTCATGATGCTCACATGGCTGCCCTGCGTGCTCATCGGAGTCTGGGCCACATCCGCCATCATGCCGGACGGCACGCTCGTCGTCCCGCCCGGCGTACCGGAGAACGGCGTATTGCCACTGATGGTGCGCAAACTCTCGACGCCCGTCATGGGCGGGCTCCTCACCGCCGGCGTGCTCGCCGCCATCATGTCGAGCCTGGACTCGCAGTTTCTCTGCCTCGGAAGCATCTTTACCAACGACATCGTCGGCCATTACATAGGGCACGAACGACTGACGGACGGCCAGAAGCTCATCATTGGCCGATCGTTCATCGTCGCAATCGTCGCGGTCTGCTACATATTGTCGCTGTATTTGCGAAATGCGAGCGTCTTCGCTCTTGGGACATGGTGCTTCACGGGTTTTGCGGCGCTCTCGCCCCTTGTCTTTGGGGCGCTCTACTGGAAGCGCGCCACCAAGGTCGGCGCCTACTGCTCGATTCTGGCCGCCGCCGCCGTCGGGCTCTACTTCTTCAGCAAATCGGATTTGAAAAGCAAAGGTGACTATCTGATTGGGGGAATGATGCCGGTCACGTTTGTCTTCGCAGCGTCGGCGCTCGCACTAGTGATTGGTTCGCTCGCCTCGCGCCCGCCGGCAGAGAAGACGATCCGCAAGTTCTTCGCAGCCGCGTGA
- a CDS encoding tryptophan 7-halogenase, which yields MTQSILQSPEVIVIGGGPSGSTVATLLAKRGRRVVLLERSKFPRHHIGESLIPYTYFTLEKLGMLDKLRKSDFVVKQSVQFVSSSGKDSAPFFFPDLDPCEWSSTWQVTRSRFDEMMLDNARECGVHVIEQAAVRQVLFDAARAVGVEVVIDGRPAEIRAPVTVDATGQSAIISRHFKLRYGDEQLRNAVIYSYWKNAIRDEGRNGGATLVIALPGSQGWFWFIPLEDDVTSIGVVAPPDFIYNGRGDDPGTILDDLIAGTPGLSRRLIGAERVKPVFTTADFSYRSRKAAGHGWALVGDAFGFLDPLYSSGVMLALKSGELAAESIDVALAAGDVSEAALGTFGPRVAKGMQRIRMLVYAYYNPEFRMGAFVRQYPHLKNAITRVLVGDVFEDDLAELFDTLGRHLTLPPEIRIEESVSA from the coding sequence ATGACCCAATCAATTCTTCAGAGCCCTGAGGTGATCGTTATCGGTGGCGGCCCCTCCGGGTCTACCGTCGCAACGCTACTCGCAAAGAGAGGACGTCGCGTCGTTCTTCTTGAGCGGAGCAAATTCCCACGACATCACATCGGGGAATCCCTTATTCCCTATACCTACTTCACGCTTGAGAAGCTCGGCATGCTCGATAAGCTCCGAAAGAGCGATTTCGTCGTAAAGCAGAGTGTTCAATTCGTCTCGTCCAGCGGCAAGGATTCCGCTCCGTTCTTCTTTCCCGATCTCGATCCGTGCGAATGGTCCTCCACCTGGCAGGTGACGCGATCACGGTTTGACGAAATGATGCTCGACAATGCGCGTGAGTGCGGCGTCCATGTCATCGAACAGGCCGCGGTCAGGCAGGTCCTCTTCGACGCAGCGCGGGCCGTTGGGGTTGAGGTCGTCATCGATGGGCGTCCGGCCGAAATTCGCGCGCCTGTGACGGTTGATGCCACTGGCCAGTCGGCGATCATCTCTCGACACTTTAAGCTCCGCTACGGCGACGAGCAGCTCCGAAATGCCGTCATCTACAGCTACTGGAAGAACGCGATTCGGGACGAGGGTCGCAACGGTGGCGCCACGCTGGTCATTGCTCTTCCCGGTTCACAGGGCTGGTTCTGGTTCATTCCGCTCGAAGACGACGTTACGAGTATCGGAGTCGTCGCACCGCCGGATTTCATCTATAACGGACGTGGCGACGATCCCGGCACAATCCTTGACGACCTCATCGCCGGCACTCCCGGCCTCTCCCGACGGCTCATCGGCGCCGAGCGCGTCAAACCGGTCTTTACGACCGCGGACTTCTCTTATCGTTCCAGAAAAGCGGCGGGTCACGGCTGGGCGCTCGTTGGCGACGCCTTCGGCTTTCTCGATCCGCTTTACTCGTCCGGTGTAATGCTCGCGCTCAAGAGCGGCGAACTCGCCGCTGAATCGATCGATGTCGCGCTGGCCGCCGGGGACGTATCCGAAGCGGCGCTAGGGACCTTCGGCCCCCGAGTCGCAAAGGGAATGCAACGAATCCGAATGCTCGTGTATGCCTATTACAATCCCGAGTTTCGGATGGGAGCGTTTGTACGACAATACCCCCATTTGAAGAATGCGATCACTCGCGTCCTGGTCGGCGATGTTTTTGAGGATGACCTCGCCGAGCTTTTTGATACACTGGGCCGGCACTTGACGCTTCCGCCTGAAATCAGGATTGAGGAGTCCGTATCCGCGTGA